The Acidobacteriota bacterium genome window below encodes:
- a CDS encoding DUF547 domain-containing protein, protein MRWRGVRFLRCSSTRGREATGMVWATVPRAQDQAGRAIMQAFRTRKATAPARRRRDILVGLLGATLIAAACGAPEPEEIAGWDASDESSAERIDHSAWQDLLNAYIAPDEAGVNLVDYEALQGNAGDAAKLAGYLDYLQGLDPRDYSRAEQMAYWINFYNALTVQVVLDAYPVDTIRDIHEGVVPYTGPWDDVHANVAGEDLTLNHMEHGILRPIWQDERIHYAVNCAAYGCPHLLDTAFTAANTEELLDAGARDYVNNPRGVDVVDEDFIVISSIYDWYAEDFGNTEETVMEHLIEHAEDDLAAFFEGFEGFIEYDYDWSLNRQGR, encoded by the coding sequence ATGCGGTGGCGGGGTGTTCGATTCTTGCGATGTAGTTCGACTCGCGGCAGGGAGGCGACAGGAATGGTGTGGGCGACGGTTCCCCGGGCGCAGGACCAAGCAGGAAGAGCGATCATGCAGGCATTCCGGACACGGAAGGCAACGGCGCCGGCGCGTCGTCGTCGGGACATCCTCGTGGGGCTGCTGGGCGCGACGCTGATCGCCGCCGCCTGCGGCGCGCCGGAACCGGAAGAGATTGCGGGTTGGGACGCCAGCGACGAATCCAGCGCCGAGCGCATCGATCACTCCGCCTGGCAGGACCTGTTGAACGCCTATATCGCCCCCGACGAGGCGGGCGTGAATCTGGTCGACTACGAGGCGCTGCAGGGCAATGCCGGGGACGCCGCGAAGCTGGCCGGCTATCTCGACTACCTGCAGGGGCTCGATCCCCGCGACTACAGCCGCGCGGAGCAGATGGCGTACTGGATCAACTTCTACAACGCGCTGACGGTCCAGGTGGTGCTGGACGCCTATCCGGTGGACACGATTCGGGACATCCACGAGGGCGTGGTTCCCTATACCGGTCCGTGGGACGACGTGCACGCCAACGTCGCCGGCGAGGACCTGACGCTGAACCACATGGAGCACGGCATCCTGCGCCCCATCTGGCAGGACGAGCGGATTCACTACGCGGTCAACTGCGCGGCCTACGGTTGCCCGCACCTGCTCGACACGGCGTTCACCGCCGCCAACACCGAGGAGCTGCTCGACGCCGGCGCGCGGGACTACGTGAACAACCCGCGGGGCGTGGATGTCGTCGACGAGGACTTCATCGTCATCTCAAGCATCTACGACTGGTATGCCGAGGACTTCGGAAACACCGAGGAAACGGTGATGGAGCACCTAATCGAGCACGCCGAGGACGATCTGGCAGCGTTCTTCGAGGGCTTCGAGGGCTTCATCGAGTACGACTACGACTGGAGCCTGAACCGGCAGGGGCGCTGA
- a CDS encoding glycosyltransferase family 2 protein: protein MYEGSTVGAVIPARDEAENIGEVVGGLLALRTAAGQRVVDDIVVCDNGSADATAERARAAGARVAVEQTPGYGRACLTALAALRPVDVILFVDGDRSCDLRQTLDLLRATADGADLVIGSRVLGRMESGALSPPQIAGNRVASLLIRLLWGHRVTDLGPFRAIRADALRRLDMRDTAYGWTVEMQIKAIQMRMRIVETPVDSRRRRFGRSKVGGTVKGVVGAGIGIIGMIVRLRTRRATPEP, encoded by the coding sequence ATGTACGAGGGCTCGACTGTCGGAGCGGTGATTCCGGCCCGCGACGAAGCGGAGAACATCGGCGAGGTGGTCGGTGGCCTGCTGGCGCTGCGGACGGCGGCCGGGCAGCGTGTCGTAGATGACATCGTCGTGTGCGACAACGGCTCCGCCGACGCCACCGCGGAGCGGGCGCGCGCGGCGGGCGCGCGCGTGGCCGTCGAGCAGACGCCCGGTTACGGCCGCGCCTGTCTGACCGCCCTCGCCGCGCTCCGCCCGGTGGACGTGATCCTGTTCGTGGACGGCGACCGGTCGTGCGACCTGCGGCAGACGCTCGACCTCTTGCGCGCGACGGCGGACGGGGCCGACCTCGTGATCGGTTCGCGCGTCCTGGGACGCATGGAGTCGGGGGCCCTGTCGCCGCCGCAGATTGCGGGCAACCGGGTGGCGTCGCTCCTGATCCGCTTGCTTTGGGGCCACAGGGTGACCGATCTCGGTCCCTTCCGGGCCATCCGCGCGGATGCCCTGCGCCGGCTCGACATGCGCGACACGGCCTACGGCTGGACCGTGGAGATGCAGATCAAGGCGATCCAGATGCGGATGCGGATCGTCGAGACGCCGGTGGATTCCCGGCGGCGGCGTTTCGGCCGGTCGAAGGTCGGCGGGACGGTGAAGGGCGTCGTCGGGGCCGGCATTGGGATTATCGGGATGATCGTCCGGCTCCGCACCCGTCGCGCGACGCCGGAGCCATGA